The Pirellulales bacterium genome has a segment encoding these proteins:
- a CDS encoding toxin-antitoxin system YwqK family antitoxin: protein MNELQTTTEPVTPTLAKNGFDVPRLPIGPQWYLVLYRWFLVAAGIYTIWSTWNVWQVRSGPQFEFSPMLPVWGGIPPIDFGWALIGSLLLILVLPRTGMTILSAMLVLSVLCDQMRLQPHYQIVFLLWATLPGVNARFFGRMSLITIWFWVGFHKLLIDFIKPDGMVGFAGDIIPGDLIRFFPPDKYLWNTPLLGQGVGWLIGLTETSLAVMCVIPRTRWVAAVLALMMHSVILWWNCWQWGCNLIGLNTALALAGFALIAPWKEWPWVTWRHCNWPIRVGTILLLVYPALHYINLVNGYLAYCLYVPNSPFAILYRPGESPKFVPMMPVGAKDPKFDGRRREVNFPLPPSHAISQQWFDKIRKPGDVLIIHDPRPWAESRGLNGHQITDLGSFPRGVHWQQRYEKGGSLAAEGDTVDGVFRGLWISYHTNGKVAEQGVMIDGAKQGHWVRFHDNGAKAKEGNYDEGIEAGHWIFWDPDGKKAQEGSFKNGQPDGTWKSWDANGIEEVYKYRSGILLVPETEALP from the coding sequence ATGAACGAACTTCAAACTACAACTGAACCCGTAACACCAACGCTTGCGAAAAACGGCTTCGATGTGCCGCGACTCCCGATTGGCCCCCAGTGGTATCTCGTGTTGTACCGCTGGTTTCTCGTGGCGGCAGGAATCTATACGATTTGGTCGACCTGGAATGTCTGGCAAGTTCGTAGCGGCCCACAATTTGAATTTTCACCGATGCTGCCGGTATGGGGCGGCATTCCGCCGATCGATTTCGGTTGGGCTTTGATCGGTTCGCTGCTCCTGATTCTGGTGCTGCCGCGCACGGGGATGACGATCCTCAGCGCGATGCTCGTGCTGAGTGTGCTGTGCGACCAGATGCGTTTGCAGCCGCACTACCAGATTGTGTTTTTGCTGTGGGCGACGCTGCCGGGAGTGAATGCGCGTTTTTTCGGTCGGATGAGCCTGATTACGATCTGGTTTTGGGTTGGCTTTCACAAATTGCTCATCGACTTCATTAAGCCGGACGGCATGGTTGGCTTCGCCGGCGACATCATTCCCGGCGATCTGATCAGGTTCTTTCCGCCGGACAAATACCTTTGGAATACGCCGCTGCTGGGTCAGGGTGTCGGCTGGCTGATCGGCCTCACGGAAACATCGCTGGCCGTAATGTGTGTCATTCCGCGCACGCGTTGGGTTGCCGCAGTGCTAGCGCTGATGATGCATTCGGTCATTCTGTGGTGGAACTGCTGGCAGTGGGGCTGCAATTTGATTGGTCTCAATACCGCCCTGGCGCTGGCTGGGTTTGCGCTAATTGCGCCCTGGAAAGAGTGGCCGTGGGTCACCTGGCGGCATTGCAATTGGCCAATTCGAGTGGGGACGATTCTGTTGCTGGTTTACCCGGCGCTGCATTATATCAATCTGGTGAACGGCTACTTAGCGTACTGCCTTTATGTGCCCAATTCGCCATTCGCGATTTTGTATCGTCCCGGAGAATCGCCGAAATTCGTCCCGATGATGCCGGTGGGCGCGAAAGATCCGAAATTCGACGGACGCAGGCGCGAAGTCAATTTTCCCTTGCCACCGAGCCATGCAATATCCCAGCAATGGTTCGATAAGATCCGCAAGCCAGGCGACGTCTTGATTATTCACGACCCGCGACCGTGGGCGGAATCGCGCGGACTGAACGGTCATCAGATCACCGATCTGGGTAGTTTTCCCCGCGGAGTTCACTGGCAGCAGCGGTACGAAAAAGGTGGTAGCCTTGCCGCCGAAGGCGACACCGTGGATGGGGTTTTTCGCGGCTTGTGGATCAGTTATCACACCAACGGCAAGGTCGCCGAGCAAGGCGTGATGATCGACGGCGCGAAGCAAGGGCACTGGGTTCGTTTTCACGACAACGGAGCAAAAGCCAAGGAAGGCAATTACGACGAAGGCATCGAAGCAGGACACTGGATTTTCTGGGATCCCGATGGAAAAAAAGCGCAAGAGGGTAGCTTCAAGAACGGCCAACCTGATGGCACCTGGAAATCGTGGGATGCCAATGGCATCGAGGAAGTCTACAAATATCGAAGCGGAATATTGCTCGTTCCAGAGACGGAGGCATTGCCCTAG
- a CDS encoding DUF1624 domain-containing protein → MPLKFASSPVGTVSAARRIAAIDMLRGWAVVLMIFDTTLYYLDDTPIGPMEIAKIRPTLFFTQWLLLFCPPIFALLAGTGAYLRLAAERSKRTVSGFLATRGLILVVIDLFIVPLLKWFHFDLQRLSTGPLWALGWSMVALGCLIWLRVGTVAVAGLLIVASHNALDGIHAGSLGALSGLWTVLHEPGTVRVGEWLALEVTWPLLPWLGVMACGYGLGELYRIPGDQRRMMLAGVGSNLLLMFLILRSFNFYGDPAGWSRQATLLRSVMSFVNCTAQPPSACYLLMTLGPAVLFLAWFEGRRSWRLDGLAALGCVPLYCYLAHWLMLHALAIGLAVMRGQPTLWLFQVPEKPTGRGFNWQPAFGVELTIAMLLGLAAMVVLYFSARRYAQLKFLRGPRWISYF, encoded by the coding sequence TTGCCGCTCAAATTCGCAAGCTCGCCGGTCGGCACGGTCTCGGCCGCGCGCCGAATCGCCGCCATCGACATGCTGCGCGGGTGGGCGGTGGTGCTGATGATTTTCGATACGACGCTGTATTATCTCGACGACACGCCGATCGGTCCGATGGAGATCGCTAAGATTCGGCCGACGCTGTTCTTCACGCAATGGTTGCTGCTGTTTTGCCCACCGATCTTTGCGCTGTTGGCCGGAACCGGAGCATATTTGCGATTGGCGGCGGAACGCTCGAAACGCACCGTGTCCGGATTTTTGGCCACGCGCGGTTTGATCCTAGTCGTGATCGACCTGTTCATCGTTCCGCTATTGAAGTGGTTTCACTTCGATTTGCAGCGCCTCAGCACTGGGCCGCTTTGGGCGCTGGGCTGGTCGATGGTAGCGCTGGGATGTCTGATCTGGCTGCGCGTGGGCACAGTGGCCGTCGCCGGCTTGCTGATCGTGGCATCGCACAATGCGCTTGACGGAATTCACGCCGGTTCGCTGGGTGCCTTGAGCGGTCTGTGGACCGTGCTGCACGAGCCGGGGACGGTGCGGGTCGGCGAATGGCTGGCGCTGGAAGTCACTTGGCCGCTGCTGCCGTGGTTGGGCGTGATGGCTTGTGGATACGGCCTGGGAGAACTGTATCGGATCCCAGGCGATCAGCGCCGGATGATGCTGGCCGGCGTCGGTTCGAACTTACTCTTGATGTTCTTGATTTTGCGCAGTTTCAATTTCTATGGCGATCCGGCCGGTTGGTCACGACAAGCCACACTGCTCCGCAGCGTGATGTCGTTTGTCAACTGCACGGCGCAACCGCCGTCGGCATGCTATTTGTTGATGACTCTTGGTCCGGCAGTTCTGTTCTTGGCGTGGTTCGAGGGGCGTCGTTCGTGGCGCTTGGATGGTTTGGCCGCTTTAGGCTGCGTGCCGCTTTACTGCTATCTGGCCCATTGGCTGATGTTGCATGCGCTAGCCATCGGCCTTGCGGTCATGCGAGGGCAGCCCACCTTATGGCTATTTCAAGTTCCCGAAAAACCCACCGGGCGCGGGTTCAACTGGCAGCCTGCATTTGGCGTAGAATTGACCATCGCAATGCTACTTGGCTTGGCGGCGATGGTGGTATTGTATTTTTCGGCCCGTCGCTATGCGCAGCTCAAGTTCCTCCGCGGTCCGCGCTGGATAAGCTATTTTTGA
- the secD gene encoding protein translocase subunit SecD, translated as MPSIISRFAMFAQAASAPWYQQPAFLATLAVLVLIVPFLIGHWLARKWRMYDDGWRMGLVLFSVIAGSVVCWFGWPPRLGIDLSGGVNLIYEVDPSKASDYISSVEDSVRAQLQGIAGLNATVARVEEDKIEITYPDDNAATTRRVEQAIANLDLSKIGVTMALETSTATDGKHLLRYRTHQVKELDKEQMDKLVGAIGKRINPGGQKEVTVRSAGRDRIEVIIPRVEPAEIEVIKQKISTAGALSFRIVANPRAPKHRDIIEVARQSDARQVKANGQVIAEWLPIDLESAGGVDKLAGHVEIRTNKKGIKEALVLKSPLDVSGEYLAQAASDFDPNSGRPMVRFSLKPAGATLFGELTGLNLPDEQNGVEYGLGIILDEKLKSAPTIRDRISSQGQITGNFSPEDVKFLVDILNAGSLPAALSKVPVAQQNLSAQLGQDTIKAGAYAMGISTAAILVFMIFYYRFAGVVADLAVVLNLVLVMALLMLIKAHLTLAGVAGLVLSVGMSVDANVLIYERMREEMERGAALRMAIRNGFSRAMSTIVDSNLTTLIAGVVLYAIGTEQLRGFATTLILGLILNLFTAVYCAHLVFDVAERRRWITDLKMLKLFGRPNFDFVKMAMPAIVCSAVIIFAGLVAAVFRGQGLYGIDFTGGTSVQAVFKQTTDIADIRSVIAGAPDAFPDASVSSIISGDREERNKQFSIATSNADIEDVKAKLQSLFPNQLETQSMTYEIAAAGTATTPSTGASDARPPEEGAKSGNKKTEEPSASESGKKANEPPKSDSGKTSRLSDAADLVAAIAPESIELAQAEAADTAAEKATSADKTATTSASAATEPAKPAVPNDEPQAAPSTEPGNQTLAENKNAQDTEPAVSAENEENLMTAMLTFPAGISQAGLEDELRSAAKELQFDTAFQTEATDDPEFVQGSSRPIEKWTVKAALSAEQMQTLLKSVQTKLADTAVFPSANQIGGKVAGDTKVLAGYALFMSNLLIIIYVWVRFQNLVFGLAAVVALIHDVLVAAAALALSFWLAPYLGFLQVDQFKISLDVVAALLTIVGFSINDTIVIFDRIREVCGKSPGLTAAIVNRALNETLSRTVLTSGTVLIVTLILFAAGGEGIHPFAFTMLIGVIAGSYSSLFIAAPLALWMQKKKPASASRKVATGAVTASGTT; from the coding sequence ATGCCATCGATCATTTCACGATTTGCAATGTTCGCTCAAGCGGCGTCTGCGCCATGGTATCAGCAACCAGCGTTTCTGGCCACCCTGGCCGTGCTGGTCCTGATTGTGCCATTTCTCATCGGCCATTGGTTGGCCAGAAAATGGCGAATGTACGACGACGGCTGGCGGATGGGACTGGTGCTGTTCAGCGTGATTGCTGGTAGCGTGGTTTGCTGGTTCGGCTGGCCGCCGCGGCTGGGAATCGACCTGTCCGGTGGCGTAAATTTGATTTACGAAGTCGATCCGTCGAAGGCCAGCGATTATATCAGCAGCGTCGAAGACAGCGTTCGCGCGCAACTTCAAGGCATCGCAGGGCTGAACGCGACCGTCGCTCGCGTCGAGGAAGACAAGATTGAAATTACGTATCCCGACGACAATGCAGCGACGACGCGGCGCGTCGAGCAAGCGATTGCCAATCTCGATCTGTCGAAAATCGGCGTCACCATGGCGCTGGAAACCAGCACCGCCACCGACGGCAAGCACTTGCTGCGTTATCGAACGCACCAAGTCAAAGAACTCGACAAGGAGCAGATGGACAAGCTGGTCGGCGCGATCGGTAAGCGGATCAATCCGGGCGGGCAAAAGGAAGTCACGGTTCGCTCGGCAGGACGCGATCGGATTGAGGTCATCATTCCCCGCGTCGAACCAGCGGAAATCGAAGTCATTAAGCAGAAGATCAGCACGGCCGGCGCTCTGAGTTTCCGCATCGTCGCCAATCCGCGCGCGCCAAAGCACCGCGATATTATCGAAGTGGCCCGGCAGTCCGATGCTCGCCAGGTCAAGGCAAATGGCCAAGTGATTGCCGAATGGCTGCCAATCGATTTGGAGTCGGCCGGCGGAGTCGACAAGCTTGCCGGACATGTCGAAATCCGGACGAATAAGAAAGGCATTAAAGAAGCCCTGGTGCTCAAAAGCCCGCTGGACGTAAGCGGCGAGTATTTGGCTCAGGCCGCCAGCGATTTTGATCCGAATTCCGGCAGGCCGATGGTGCGATTTTCGCTCAAACCTGCGGGCGCGACCCTGTTCGGAGAACTGACGGGATTGAACTTGCCTGACGAGCAAAATGGAGTCGAGTACGGCTTGGGGATCATCCTGGACGAGAAACTTAAATCGGCGCCGACGATTCGCGACCGCATTTCGTCGCAGGGCCAAATTACGGGGAATTTTTCGCCCGAAGACGTCAAGTTTCTCGTTGATATCCTCAACGCTGGCAGTTTGCCGGCGGCGCTGAGCAAGGTTCCCGTCGCCCAACAGAACTTGAGCGCCCAGCTTGGCCAAGACACGATCAAAGCCGGCGCCTATGCGATGGGGATATCCACGGCGGCAATCTTGGTCTTCATGATCTTCTACTATCGCTTTGCCGGCGTGGTCGCCGATTTGGCGGTGGTGCTGAACCTGGTGCTCGTGATGGCGCTGCTGATGCTCATCAAGGCGCACCTGACGCTGGCGGGCGTGGCGGGGTTGGTGCTCAGCGTGGGTATGTCGGTCGATGCGAACGTGCTGATTTACGAGCGTATGCGCGAAGAAATGGAGCGCGGGGCCGCGCTGCGGATGGCTATTCGCAACGGCTTCAGCCGGGCGATGAGTACGATTGTCGATTCAAACTTGACGACGCTGATTGCCGGCGTCGTGCTCTACGCGATCGGCACCGAGCAACTTCGAGGGTTTGCGACCACGCTGATCCTGGGGTTGATTCTCAACCTGTTTACCGCGGTGTACTGTGCCCATCTAGTTTTCGACGTGGCTGAGCGTCGCCGCTGGATCACCGACTTGAAAATGCTCAAACTGTTTGGCCGTCCGAACTTCGATTTTGTGAAAATGGCGATGCCGGCGATCGTCTGTTCGGCGGTCATTATTTTCGCCGGGCTGGTCGCGGCGGTATTTCGCGGGCAGGGGCTCTATGGCATCGATTTCACCGGCGGAACCTCCGTGCAGGCGGTGTTTAAGCAGACGACCGATATCGCGGATATACGTAGCGTGATCGCCGGCGCGCCCGATGCATTCCCCGATGCGTCGGTCAGTTCGATTATCAGCGGCGATCGGGAGGAGCGCAACAAACAGTTCAGCATTGCGACGTCGAATGCAGACATTGAAGACGTCAAAGCGAAGCTACAATCGCTGTTTCCTAATCAACTGGAAACACAGTCGATGACCTACGAGATTGCCGCGGCCGGAACCGCAACTACGCCATCGACGGGCGCAAGCGACGCCAGACCTCCAGAAGAGGGTGCGAAATCCGGCAACAAAAAGACCGAAGAACCTTCCGCGAGTGAATCGGGAAAGAAAGCAAACGAACCGCCGAAGTCCGATTCTGGCAAGACGAGCCGTTTGAGCGATGCGGCCGACTTGGTCGCCGCGATTGCGCCGGAATCGATTGAGCTTGCGCAAGCGGAGGCGGCAGACACCGCGGCGGAAAAGGCAACGTCGGCCGACAAGACGGCTACCACGTCGGCATCTGCAGCAACCGAGCCGGCCAAACCAGCCGTGCCGAACGATGAACCGCAAGCGGCTCCTTCCACGGAGCCGGGCAACCAGACGCTCGCGGAGAATAAGAATGCGCAAGACACGGAGCCAGCGGTCAGTGCCGAGAACGAAGAGAACTTGATGACGGCCATGCTGACTTTCCCCGCTGGAATCAGCCAGGCGGGCTTGGAGGACGAGCTTCGCTCTGCAGCGAAAGAGTTGCAATTCGACACTGCGTTTCAGACGGAAGCCACCGATGACCCCGAATTCGTGCAGGGCAGCAGCCGCCCGATCGAGAAGTGGACGGTCAAAGCGGCGCTCTCAGCCGAGCAGATGCAGACGCTGCTGAAAAGCGTACAAACAAAGCTTGCCGACACGGCCGTATTCCCTTCGGCCAACCAAATCGGCGGCAAGGTGGCCGGAGACACAAAGGTGCTGGCCGGATATGCCCTGTTCATGAGCAACCTGCTGATCATCATTTACGTGTGGGTGCGGTTTCAGAATTTGGTGTTTGGGTTGGCGGCTGTCGTCGCACTGATTCACGATGTGTTGGTGGCGGCAGCCGCGCTTGCGCTAAGTTTTTGGCTCGCGCCTTATTTGGGGTTTTTGCAAGTCGATCAATTCAAGATCAGCCTTGATGTGGTGGCGGCGCTGCTCACGATCGTCGGTTTTTCGATCAACGATACGATTGTCATTTTCGACCGCATCCGCGAAGTGTGCGGTAAAAGCCCAGGACTGACTGCAGCGATCGTTAACCGCGCGCTGAACGAAACGCTATCGCGAACGGTCCTCACGTCAGGAACGGTATTGATCGTCACGCTGATCCTCTTTGCTGCCGGAGGCGAGGGCATTCACCCGTTTGCATTCACCATGTTGATCGGAGTGATTGCGGGTTCGTACAGCTCGCTGTTCATCGCTGCGCCGCTGGCATTGTGGATGCAGAAGAAAAAGCCGGCGTCGGCCAGTCGTAAGGTCGCCACCGGCGCGGTCACGGCATCGGGCACAACATAG
- the yajC gene encoding preprotein translocase subunit YajC, with the protein MVPSNLVGVIWLFAEAAPDAPAAGNGGATPTGGLLQFLPPLIAMIGLFYFLIVRPEKRKQAEHKSLLEAVKKNDRVVTIGGIHGVVTNVQRDADRVTLKIDEANNTKIDVTFNAIARVIVEEQKTTDSK; encoded by the coding sequence ATGGTCCCATCCAATTTAGTTGGCGTGATCTGGCTATTTGCCGAGGCTGCGCCCGATGCGCCGGCGGCAGGCAATGGCGGCGCGACCCCTACCGGCGGATTATTGCAGTTTTTGCCGCCGCTGATCGCGATGATCGGCTTGTTCTACTTTCTCATTGTGCGGCCGGAGAAGCGTAAGCAAGCGGAGCACAAATCACTGCTCGAAGCGGTTAAGAAGAACGACCGGGTCGTCACCATTGGTGGCATCCACGGCGTGGTGACCAACGTGCAGCGCGACGCCGATCGAGTGACCCTAAAAATTGACGAAGCCAATAATACCAAGATTGATGTCACCTTTAACGCGATCGCACGGGTGATTGTCGAAGAGCAGAAGACGACCGACAGCAAGTAA
- a CDS encoding FG-GAP repeat protein, with translation MPFQQSFRRIFQRASRSTFSVAKRRKRNWAGFEQLETRKLLTDATGDFNGDGFDDLAVGSPFDNVAGKADSGSVQILYGSVPGLASDNNRRFTLESNGLQGSAVGGEHFGAALAVGDFDGDGYDDLAIGAPNESVGGIDAGAVHILYGSRFGLRTTDNQIFHQDKSGINGNAADGDQFGWALASGDFNRDGRDDLAVGIPGEDVSAMNNAGAVSIIYGRKSGLTAHGDQLWNQASPGVDGNPDVDDQFGYALAAGNFNADASDDLAIGIIGETVSGLDNAGEVYIMYGRKNSGLSEIGDQRRNSQQTKTSVAADDGAFANGQFGFALATGDFNDDSHADLAVGAPGEEGTNNNIAGGAVHVYYGGGGGLKTSDHQKWDKGVAGIAELPDADDRFGSALTVGQINRNRPHDLIIGIPGNTISTTSGAGSIRVLFGTATGLAPTGTVSMTQSSAAGLGTNQTDDFFGKALAVGDFNGDELYDVAVGTPGDQTSLGVKSGGVYVFYATTNTLGTTGAQLWLPGAGGLTNSANDGDQFGGALA, from the coding sequence GTGCCATTCCAGCAATCGTTTCGCCGCATCTTCCAACGAGCTTCGCGCAGCACCTTCAGCGTAGCCAAACGCCGCAAGCGCAATTGGGCTGGGTTTGAGCAACTCGAAACGCGCAAGCTGCTCACCGACGCAACGGGCGATTTTAATGGCGACGGTTTCGACGATTTGGCCGTCGGATCGCCATTCGACAATGTCGCCGGCAAAGCCGATTCGGGTTCGGTGCAAATCCTCTACGGCTCGGTACCGGGGCTCGCGTCGGATAACAATCGGCGCTTTACGCTCGAATCCAACGGGTTGCAAGGCTCGGCCGTCGGCGGCGAACATTTTGGCGCTGCCCTCGCTGTCGGCGACTTTGACGGCGACGGCTACGACGATCTGGCCATCGGCGCGCCCAACGAAAGCGTGGGCGGCATCGATGCCGGCGCCGTGCATATCTTATACGGCTCGCGTTTCGGATTGCGTACGACCGACAATCAAATCTTTCATCAAGATAAGTCCGGTATCAATGGCAACGCCGCGGATGGCGACCAGTTCGGCTGGGCGCTGGCATCGGGCGATTTCAATCGCGATGGGCGCGACGATTTAGCCGTCGGCATACCTGGCGAAGACGTATCGGCAATGAACAACGCCGGCGCGGTAAGCATCATCTATGGACGAAAGAGCGGACTGACGGCGCACGGCGATCAGTTGTGGAATCAGGCCTCGCCCGGCGTCGACGGCAATCCGGACGTCGACGATCAGTTCGGCTACGCGTTGGCCGCTGGCAATTTCAATGCCGATGCAAGCGACGATCTGGCGATCGGCATTATCGGCGAAACGGTCAGCGGTCTCGACAATGCCGGCGAAGTCTACATCATGTACGGCAGAAAGAATTCGGGCCTTTCCGAGATCGGAGACCAGCGGCGTAACTCGCAGCAGACCAAAACCAGCGTCGCCGCGGACGACGGCGCCTTTGCCAATGGGCAATTCGGCTTCGCCCTGGCGACGGGTGATTTTAACGACGATAGCCACGCCGATCTGGCCGTCGGTGCACCGGGCGAAGAGGGCACGAACAACAACATCGCCGGCGGCGCTGTTCACGTTTACTACGGCGGCGGAGGCGGCTTGAAAACGAGCGACCATCAAAAGTGGGACAAGGGCGTTGCTGGCATTGCCGAGTTGCCCGACGCCGATGACCGATTTGGCTCTGCGTTGACCGTCGGACAAATCAATCGCAATCGACCGCACGACCTGATTATTGGCATCCCGGGCAATACGATCAGTACTACTTCCGGCGCTGGCTCGATTCGCGTCCTCTTTGGCACGGCGACTGGCTTGGCCCCCACCGGCACCGTGAGCATGACGCAATCGTCCGCGGCAGGTCTTGGCACGAATCAGACGGACGATTTCTTCGGCAAGGCGCTCGCCGTCGGCGATTTCAACGGCGACGAACTGTACGACGTTGCGGTCGGAACGCCGGGCGATCAAACTAGTCTGGGCGTCAAGTCGGGCGGCGTCTATGTGTTTTATGCGACGACGAACACGCTCGGTACGACTGGTGCGCAACTTTGGCTCCCCGGCGCAGGCGGCCTGACCAATTCGGCCAACGACGGCGACCAATTCGGCGGCGCACTCGCTTAA
- a CDS encoding mandelate racemase/muconate lactonizing enzyme family protein, translating to MPKSTEIRPREFRTSTQHIQYRAPMKFGGRVVTEITLLNVEAIVETRDGRRGVGQGSMPMSPAWSWPGGQFDPEKTLAAMLQFGRLAADAAGQYADHAHPLAIAHDLTRDYDALAQQAAKTAGLDAPMPKLAQLNAASPIDAAIHDAYGQTLGGNSYNLLGPEFVDRDLSAYLSDEFAGEFLDRYTLRSPKPAMPLYHLIGALDPLTDADLPTRLNDGAPETLGEWIAGDELTHLKIKLNGDHLEWDVDRVVGIEKVAVQSQAKRGCPQWWYSLDFNERCANVDYVLEFLRQLEVRSPAAFRRVQYIEQPTHRDLRAHPENRMHAAAKIKPVVIDESLIDFSSLLLAREMGYSGVALKACKGHSEALLMGAAAQKFGMFLCVQDLTCPGASFLHSVTLAARIPTIAAIEGNARQYCPAGNRGWAERFPGVFHPRDGVVESGLLDGPGLGF from the coding sequence ATGCCAAAATCGACCGAGATTCGTCCCCGAGAATTTCGTACGAGCACGCAACACATTCAGTACCGCGCGCCGATGAAATTTGGCGGGCGCGTCGTTACGGAAATCACCTTGCTCAATGTGGAAGCGATCGTCGAAACTCGCGATGGCCGCCGCGGAGTTGGCCAAGGTTCGATGCCGATGAGCCCTGCGTGGTCGTGGCCGGGAGGCCAGTTTGATCCGGAAAAGACGCTGGCCGCAATGCTCCAGTTCGGTCGGCTGGCGGCCGACGCTGCGGGCCAATATGCGGACCACGCTCATCCGCTCGCGATTGCGCACGATCTGACGCGCGACTACGACGCGCTCGCCCAGCAAGCGGCTAAAACGGCCGGGCTGGATGCTCCCATGCCGAAATTGGCGCAGCTTAACGCGGCCAGCCCGATCGATGCCGCGATTCACGATGCCTACGGCCAGACCTTGGGGGGCAATAGCTACAATTTGCTCGGACCCGAATTTGTTGACCGCGATCTGTCGGCATACTTATCGGACGAGTTCGCTGGCGAATTTCTCGACCGCTATACGCTCCGCTCGCCGAAGCCCGCCATGCCGCTTTATCACCTGATCGGAGCGCTTGATCCACTCACCGATGCCGATCTCCCCACGCGCTTGAACGACGGAGCGCCTGAGACGCTCGGCGAGTGGATTGCGGGCGACGAATTGACGCATCTGAAAATCAAGCTTAACGGCGATCACTTGGAGTGGGACGTCGATCGGGTCGTCGGCATCGAAAAGGTTGCCGTCCAGTCTCAGGCGAAACGCGGCTGTCCGCAGTGGTGGTATAGTCTCGATTTCAACGAGCGCTGCGCCAACGTCGATTACGTGCTCGAATTCTTGCGGCAGCTCGAAGTTCGTTCGCCCGCGGCATTTCGCCGCGTTCAGTATATCGAGCAGCCGACGCACCGCGATCTGCGCGCACATCCGGAAAATCGCATGCATGCCGCGGCCAAAATCAAGCCGGTGGTTATCGACGAATCGCTGATCGATTTTTCATCGCTGCTGCTTGCGCGCGAGATGGGCTATTCCGGCGTAGCGTTGAAAGCCTGCAAAGGTCATAGCGAAGCCTTGTTGATGGGTGCGGCCGCCCAAAAATTTGGCATGTTCTTGTGCGTGCAAGATTTGACCTGCCCGGGCGCTTCGTTCCTGCATTCCGTCACTCTTGCCGCGCGCATTCCCACCATCGCGGCAATCGAAGGCAACGCTCGGCAATACTGCCCGGCCGGCAACCGCGGCTGGGCCGAGCGATTTCCCGGCGTTTTCCATCCTCGAGACGGCGTTGTCGAATCTGGATTGCTCGACGGCCCAGGGCTTGGATTTTGA
- a CDS encoding sigma-70 family RNA polymerase sigma factor: protein MKVSTSSDSAPESNQEFAALLHRVKSGSSDAAWELIDRYGPHVQRVVRRLLHRRLRPQFDSVDFVQAVWASFFQDPSQIHSFDSPDGVIGYLARMARNKVIEENRRQLGTEKNDLRRVKSLEDCQADDGNLVDHQPRPSQVAVAKERWNRLIEEQPDRNREVIRMRFMGMSFAEIGRRLGIDESRVRQIVARLLILQNGPADHHHSAS from the coding sequence ATGAAAGTTTCGACGTCGTCCGACTCAGCGCCCGAGAGCAATCAAGAATTCGCTGCGCTGTTGCACCGCGTGAAATCAGGCTCGTCCGATGCCGCCTGGGAACTCATCGATCGCTACGGCCCACACGTGCAGCGCGTCGTCCGCCGCTTATTGCATCGGCGCCTGCGGCCGCAATTTGATTCCGTCGATTTTGTGCAAGCAGTGTGGGCGTCGTTCTTTCAAGACCCATCCCAGATCCACTCGTTTGATTCGCCCGACGGCGTTATTGGCTATCTAGCTCGCATGGCGCGCAACAAGGTCATCGAAGAAAATCGTCGGCAACTGGGAACGGAAAAAAACGATCTTCGCCGAGTGAAATCGTTGGAAGACTGCCAAGCCGACGACGGCAATCTCGTCGATCATCAGCCACGCCCATCACAAGTGGCAGTCGCGAAAGAACGGTGGAATCGCCTGATCGAGGAGCAGCCAGATCGCAATCGCGAAGTCATTCGCATGCGATTCATGGGCATGTCGTTTGCTGAAATCGGCCGGCGACTCGGGATTGATGAAAGTCGCGTGCGGCAGATCGTTGCGCGGTTGCTGATATTGCAAAACGGCCCAGCGGACCACCACCACAGCGCAAGCTGA